The following are from one region of the Fusarium verticillioides 7600 chromosome 1, whole genome shotgun sequence genome:
- a CDS encoding hypothetical protein (At least one base has a quality score < 10): MRLKFVNTMRTLTLQLVLITSSLALSNPLSILRHSSNSPDTKPYGISVPLFAWVPRLSRLVDIAYCIGTTGVRKPFDCVSRCSEFPSLDLINTWDTGPLLSDSCGYIAVDHGVRQRGGNDAYMAGEPAIVVAFRGTYSIANTIVDLSTVPQEYVPYPSPDHGGESPSDEPKHQCTNCTVHMGFLQSWKNARRLVLPQLRQLRLQYPSYPVQLVGHSLGGSVACLAALELKVSLGWQDVIVTTFGEPRVGNGGLARFVDEVFHLDGQEDLEGRQYRRVTHKEDPVPLLPLGEWGYKSHAGEIYIAKQELSPSEVDIHMCIGDNDPKCISGADDSLWMTIRRLFHVKGLLTASEKLAELNGFPSRFKLWQLLFAHRDYFWRLGLCVPGGDPADWGRGRYQAPEMEEL; the protein is encoded by the coding sequence ATGCGGCTCAAATTTGTCAACACGATGAGGACACTGACTCTTCAGCTGGTTCTCATCACTTCAAGCCTCGCTCTTAGCAACCCATTATCAATACTCAGGCACAGCAGTAATAGTCCTGATACTAAGCCCTACGGCATATCCGTGCCCTTGTTTGCGTGGGTCCCCCGGCTATCACGACTCGTCGACATTGCCTATTGTATTGGCACCACGGGAGTCAGGAAACCCTTCGACTGTGTCTCGCGCTGCAGCGAGTTTCCCAgtctcgatctcatcaataCGTGGGATACTGGCCCTTTACTCAGTGACAGTTGCGGCTATATCGCTGTTGATCACGGTGTGAGACAACGCGGAGGCAATGACGCTTACATGGCCGGTGAGCCTGCTATTGTGGTGGCCTTCCGCGGCACTTACAGCATCGCCAATACGATTGTCGATCTGAGTACTGTACCGCAAGAGTATGTGCCGTACCCGTCTCCTGACCACGGTGGAGAAAGCCCTTCTGACGAACCAAAGCATCAATGTACAAATTGTACGGTGCACATGGGGTTCCTCCAGTCCTGGAAGAATGCTCGACGTCTTGTGCTTCCGCAATTGAGACAGCTGAGGCTCCAATATCCTTCTTACCCTGTTCAGCTTGTAGGCCATAGCCTAGGAGGCTCCGTCGCTTGCCTCGCTGCACTGGAGCTCAAGGTATCTCTGGGATGGCAAGACGTCATAGTCACGACTTTTGGTGAACCCCGAGTTGGGAATGGAGGGCTCGCTCGCTTCGTCGATGAAGTCTTCCACCTagatggccaagaagatctcgagggACGACAATACAGGCGGGTTACTCATAAGGAAGACCCCGtgcctctgcttcctctGGGTGAATGGGGCTACAAGTCACACGCAGGCGAGATATACATCGCCAAACAGGAGCTCAGCCCTTCCGAAGTCGATATTCACATGTGTATCGGCGACAATGATCCGAAATGCATATCCGGGGCAGACGACTCGTTATGGATGACGATACGCCGCTTGTTTCACGTCAAAGGCCTTCTAACGGCCTCGGAAAAACTGGCAGAGTTGAACGGATTCCCTTCCAGATTCAAGCTATGGCAACTGCTGTTTGCTCATCGGGACTACTTCTGGAGACTCGGCCTCTGTGTACCAGGAGGCGACCCTGCAGATTGGGGCAGAGGACGGTACCAAGCACCGGAAATGGAGGAGCTGTGA
- a CDS encoding 60S ribosomal protein L36 — translation MAAETARSGLAVGLNKGHKTTPRVVKPRISRTKGHLSKRTAFVREVVKEVAGLAPYERRVIELLRNSKDKRARKLAKKRLGTFGRAKAKVDELQRVIAEARRTGH, via the exons ATGGCCGCTGAAACCGCTCGATCTGGCCTGGCCGTCGGCCTCAACAAGGGTCAC AAAACCACTCCCCGTGTCGTCAAGCCCCGTATTTCCCGAACCAAGGGTCACCTGAGCAAGCGCACCGCTTTCGTCCGTGAGGTcgtcaaggaggttgctgg CCTTGCCCCCTACGAGCGCCGAGTCATTGAGTTGCTCCGCAACTCCAAGGACAAGCGTGCCCGTaagctcgccaagaagaga CTTGGTACCTTCGGCCgtgccaaggccaaggtcgaCGAGCTCCAGCGCGTCATCGCTGAGGCCCGCCGTACTGGTCACTAA